A genomic stretch from Thauera sp. GDN1 includes:
- a CDS encoding LPS-assembly protein LptD — protein sequence MAPNTRIRLIPLLLLCMSGASLAESLPPLKVAPDLLRGVRPAAVQAPESGVSTPAAEEPAAGEGAVAAGEALDPTAAKAPAAPVLPAATTPRAPIEERAVPADEPAAAAEAATAVPAPKSAADTQQREQSSATPAAPASAADTPVSRAPRDAQASAAPLPVGTTAITALRIHGSRGIELVAEGEAELQRDDTVLTADKVTYREPTDEAVAEGNVVLSRGSDTIKGPQATLVVGDRTGQFESPRYQLSRARGPALAGDAPRSVSGSGEADVLKLEGENQYRLKNATWTTCSPTDPDWYIKARDLELDYDREVGTARGGSIVFMDTPLFWMPWIEFPLNGQRQSGLLPPTFGSSNKTGVDFTQPYYWNIAPNYDATIAPRIMSRRGLQVGGEFRYLGADYQGTTRVEWMPEDRVTGEERRLGSIQHQHRFAPNLYGTLDLNAVSDDAYFEDLSSNIGVASRVNLLRQGLLSYSGGWWNASARVQSYQTLSPDPDKPKNVSPYRRVPQILVSALRPDLAGGLSAGMEAEYVRFEHELASRVDGDRFTAYPHLSLPMQGASWFVTPKVGVNYSQYSLDRPDVASQAGLATSITRSVPIASIDSGLFFDRETTAFGRDYVQTLEPRLFYLKVPYRDQSEIPLFDTSRYDVGFAQIFAENRYSGKDRIGDANDLTAAVTTRFIESDTGVERLRALIGQRYYFSDQKVGLNQSETLRESGRGAELLAGLGGRISRSVSIDSYVQYNTETNRSERINANVRYQPEFAKVLNLSYRYAPTLRIVDDIVGLEDIDVSGQWPIARNWYGVGRVTHSLKDDRVTEAVAGLEYDGGCWVFRTAVHRFAIDESDVTNAIFVQLELNDLAGIGSNPLSLIKRSVPGYGKINDSSADRVFGAE from the coding sequence ATGGCTCCAAACACGCGCATTCGTCTGATTCCGCTGCTGTTGCTCTGCATGTCGGGCGCGAGTCTCGCCGAATCCCTGCCGCCGCTGAAGGTGGCGCCGGATCTGCTGCGTGGCGTGCGACCCGCGGCGGTGCAGGCGCCGGAATCCGGTGTTTCGACCCCGGCAGCAGAGGAACCCGCGGCGGGGGAAGGGGCCGTGGCAGCGGGCGAGGCGCTTGATCCCACGGCGGCGAAGGCGCCGGCCGCCCCGGTCCTGCCGGCGGCGACCACGCCCCGTGCGCCGATCGAGGAGCGCGCCGTGCCGGCCGACGAGCCCGCAGCTGCAGCCGAGGCGGCGACCGCCGTCCCCGCACCGAAATCGGCGGCCGATACCCAGCAGCGTGAGCAGTCCTCGGCCACGCCAGCGGCACCCGCATCGGCGGCCGACACCCCGGTGTCTCGGGCCCCGCGGGATGCGCAGGCTTCGGCAGCGCCGCTGCCGGTCGGCACCACGGCCATCACCGCACTGCGCATCCACGGTTCGCGCGGCATCGAACTCGTCGCCGAGGGCGAGGCGGAGCTGCAGCGTGACGACACCGTGCTGACCGCCGACAAGGTCACCTATCGCGAGCCGACCGACGAGGCCGTCGCCGAGGGCAACGTCGTACTCAGCCGTGGCAGCGACACCATCAAGGGACCGCAGGCGACCCTGGTCGTCGGAGACCGCACCGGGCAATTCGAGTCGCCGCGTTACCAGCTTTCGCGTGCGCGCGGCCCTGCGCTGGCCGGTGATGCGCCGCGCTCGGTGTCCGGCAGCGGCGAGGCCGATGTGCTCAAGCTCGAGGGCGAGAACCAGTACCGCCTGAAGAACGCCACGTGGACGACCTGCAGCCCGACCGACCCCGACTGGTACATCAAGGCGCGCGACCTGGAGCTCGACTACGACCGCGAGGTCGGTACCGCGCGCGGCGGCTCGATCGTGTTCATGGACACGCCGCTGTTCTGGATGCCGTGGATCGAGTTCCCGCTCAATGGCCAGCGCCAGTCAGGACTGCTGCCACCGACCTTCGGCTCCTCGAACAAGACCGGCGTCGATTTCACCCAGCCCTACTACTGGAACATCGCGCCCAACTACGACGCGACCATCGCACCGCGCATCATGAGCCGGCGTGGCCTTCAGGTCGGTGGCGAGTTCCGCTACCTGGGAGCGGACTACCAGGGCACGACCCGCGTCGAATGGATGCCGGAAGACCGGGTGACGGGCGAGGAGCGCCGCCTCGGCTCGATCCAGCACCAGCATCGCTTCGCGCCCAACCTGTACGGTACGCTGGACCTGAACGCGGTGTCGGATGACGCCTACTTCGAGGATCTGTCTTCGAACATCGGTGTCGCCTCTCGCGTTAACCTGCTGAGGCAGGGGCTGCTGAGTTACAGCGGCGGCTGGTGGAATGCATCGGCCCGTGTCCAGAGCTACCAGACGCTCAGCCCGGATCCCGACAAACCGAAGAACGTCAGCCCATATCGCCGCGTGCCGCAGATTCTGGTGTCCGCGCTGCGTCCGGACCTGGCGGGAGGCCTCAGTGCGGGAATGGAGGCGGAGTACGTAAGGTTCGAGCATGAGTTGGCAAGCCGCGTCGACGGCGATCGCTTCACGGCCTACCCGCATCTCTCGCTGCCGATGCAGGGCGCTTCCTGGTTCGTCACGCCCAAGGTGGGCGTCAATTACAGCCAGTATTCGCTCGACAGGCCGGACGTCGCCAGCCAGGCCGGGTTGGCGACATCTATAACGCGGTCGGTGCCGATCGCCTCGATCGATAGCGGTCTGTTCTTCGATCGCGAGACCACGGCCTTCGGTCGTGACTACGTGCAGACGCTGGAGCCACGCCTCTTTTATCTGAAAGTGCCCTATCGCGACCAGAGCGAGATCCCGCTCTTCGATACCAGCCGGTACGACGTCGGGTTCGCGCAGATCTTTGCGGAGAACCGGTACTCGGGCAAGGATCGGATCGGCGACGCCAACGACCTGACTGCGGCAGTGACGACGCGCTTCATAGAGTCCGATACCGGCGTCGAGCGCCTGCGTGCACTGATCGGCCAGCGTTACTACTTCTCGGATCAGAAGGTTGGGCTGAACCAGTCGGAGACCTTGAGGGAGTCCGGTCGTGGCGCCGAGCTGCTCGCCGGCCTGGGCGGACGCATTTCGCGTTCGGTCTCGATCGACTCGTATGTCCAGTACAACACCGAAACCAATCGCAGCGAGCGGATCAATGCGAACGTTCGCTACCAGCCGGAGTTCGCGAAGGTGCTCAACCTCAGCTATCGCTATGCGCCGACCCTGCGCATCGTGGACGACATCGTCGGCCTCGAGGACATCGACGTCTCCGGCCAGTGGCCGATCGCGCGCAATTGGTACGGCGTTGGCCGCGTGACCCACTCGCTCAAGGACGACCGCGTCACCGAGGCCGTCGCCGGCCTCGAGTACGACGGCGGCTGCTGGGTCTTCCGCACCGCGGTGCACCGCTTCGCGATCGATGAAAGCGATGTCACCAACGCCATCTTCGTCCAGCTCGAACTCAACGACCTGGCCGGCATCGGCTCCAACCCGCTCAGCCTGATCAAGCGCAGCGTGCCGGGCTATGGCAAGATCAACGACTCCTCCGCCGACCGGGTGTTCGGTGCCGAGTGA
- a CDS encoding phosphotransferase — translation MHRLEQLRTWLAAALPGQSFELAPASADASFRRYFRATFADGSPPRIVMDAPPEKEDVRPWLHVAELFRAAGAHVPEVLAQDLAQGFLLLSDLGSTTYLQALEAQDDEHRAAHLYADALGSLAAIQSASRPGVLPEYDRALLLRELQLFPEWYVARHKGVTLTDAETATLNAAFDRILAVNLAEPRVFVHRDYHSRNLMLLEPADGLGPNPGIIDFQDAVYGPISYDLVSLFKDAYIRWDEAFILDLLIRYWETAKKLGLPVREEFAEFHRDFEWMGVQRHIKVLGIFARLYHRDGKDGYLADMPLVMDYLRRACKRYRDLGPLLKLLDRLEPEETQVGYTF, via the coding sequence TTGCATCGCCTAGAACAACTGAGGACCTGGCTCGCCGCCGCCCTGCCCGGCCAGTCCTTCGAACTCGCCCCCGCCTCGGCCGACGCCAGCTTCCGGCGCTATTTCCGCGCCACCTTCGCCGACGGCAGCCCCCCGCGCATCGTCATGGACGCCCCTCCGGAAAAGGAGGACGTGCGCCCCTGGCTGCACGTGGCCGAACTCTTTCGCGCTGCCGGCGCGCATGTACCCGAGGTGCTCGCGCAGGACCTGGCGCAGGGCTTCCTGCTGCTGTCGGACCTCGGCTCGACCACCTACCTGCAGGCGCTCGAGGCGCAGGACGACGAACACCGCGCCGCCCACCTCTACGCCGACGCCCTCGGTTCGCTCGCCGCCATCCAGTCCGCCAGCCGCCCCGGCGTGCTGCCCGAGTACGACCGCGCGCTGCTGCTGCGCGAGTTGCAGCTCTTTCCCGAGTGGTACGTCGCCCGCCACAAGGGCGTCACCCTCACCGACGCCGAGACCGCCACGCTGAACGCCGCCTTCGACAGGATCCTCGCGGTCAACCTGGCCGAGCCGCGGGTCTTCGTGCATCGTGACTACCACTCGCGCAACCTGATGCTGCTCGAACCGGCCGACGGCCTCGGCCCCAACCCCGGCATCATCGACTTCCAGGATGCGGTATACGGTCCGATCAGCTACGACCTGGTGTCGCTGTTCAAGGACGCCTACATCCGCTGGGACGAGGCGTTCATCCTCGACCTGCTGATCCGTTACTGGGAGACCGCGAAAAAGCTCGGCCTGCCGGTGCGCGAGGAGTTCGCCGAGTTCCACCGCGATTTCGAATGGATGGGCGTGCAGCGCCACATCAAGGTGCTGGGCATCTTCGCCCGCCTGTACCACCGCGACGGCAAGGACGGCTACCTCGCCGACATGCCGCTGGTGATGGACTACCTGCGCCGCGCCTGCAAGCGCTACCGCGACCTCGGCCCCCTGCTCAAGCTGCTCGACCGCCTCGAGCCCGAGGAAACCCAGGTCGGCTACACCTTCTGA
- the murU gene encoding N-acetylmuramate alpha-1-phosphate uridylyltransferase MurU has translation MILAAGRGERMRPLTDHTPKPLLPVGGKPLIVWHIERLRAAGFTELVINHAHLGHRLEDALGDGAAFGVNIAWSPEASALETAGGIRHALPLLGDAAFVVVNGDVFCDADFGALRAAAQGLDADGPLAHLLLVDNPAHHPEGDFRLASDGHIHADGKPRLTFSGLGAYHPALFAGLPDNSPAKLAPLLRGAMAAGKVRGQRHTGRWIDVGTPQRLAELDRELTPST, from the coding sequence ATGATCCTCGCCGCCGGCCGCGGCGAGCGCATGCGCCCGCTCACCGACCACACGCCCAAGCCGCTGCTGCCGGTGGGCGGCAAGCCCCTGATCGTGTGGCACATCGAACGCCTGCGCGCCGCCGGCTTCACCGAACTGGTCATCAACCACGCCCACCTCGGTCATCGGCTGGAAGATGCGCTCGGTGACGGCGCGGCCTTCGGTGTGAACATCGCCTGGTCGCCCGAAGCCAGCGCGCTGGAGACCGCCGGCGGCATCCGCCACGCCCTGCCGCTGCTCGGCGACGCCGCCTTCGTCGTCGTCAACGGCGACGTCTTCTGCGACGCCGACTTCGGCGCGTTGCGCGCGGCCGCCCAAGGCCTCGATGCCGACGGCCCGCTCGCCCATCTCCTGCTGGTCGACAATCCCGCGCACCACCCGGAGGGCGATTTCCGCCTCGCCTCCGACGGCCACATCCACGCCGACGGCAAGCCGCGCCTCACCTTCTCCGGACTCGGCGCCTACCACCCAGCGCTGTTCGCCGGCCTGCCCGACAACAGCCCGGCCAAGTTGGCGCCCCTTCTGCGCGGCGCCATGGCCGCCGGCAAGGTCCGCGGCCAGCGCCATACGGGACGATGGATCGACGTCGGCACTCCGCAACGCCTCGCCGAGCTGGATCGAGAACTCACTCCATCCACCTGA